Genomic DNA from Candidatus Latescibacter sp.:
ACTGTTCCGGGATTAGTTTTCGGGGAAGATGCCATTTCTTTGGAAAAATACTCTTCATAGAGAAGACGCTCCCGCTCACGGTCGGCGGCGGTCACTTTCCAGTAAACGAGCAAGGCCAGCCCGGCGCCCAGAAAAAGGAGGCCGAAACGCATCAGGATGGTATTGGAATTAATAAAGGTGGAAATTGATTGCCGCAATACCCAGGGCGGTTAAAAGCAGCCCTCTCAGCAGGTTTTTTTCCCCGGGATAGCTTGGTGTTGATACGATGGGATTTATTCCCTTGCGAATCATCTCGATCCGCTGCTCATGTCGTAACCTGGCCAGCGCAATAATGACAATTGCCGGGGCTCCGAATGTAAAGATGATGGCGATAATAGAGACAAGATTATTCATGTTACTCCTCCTTGTAAGTTGATTGATTTTCCTGTTCTGGTAGATATGACGAGACCTGTAAGAAAAAACTTTCAGAGAATTGAAATTTTTTTCAAAATGGTGCAGTCTAATTAAAGAGAAGACACAGGCCAGGGAATCAGGCGGAAATTGAACGAAAATGATATACCTCAATCTAAAATAATTGTATATTCTTATTATCAATATTATCGCTACTCATTTCCGGGCCGGGAAGCAAGTCGATGGCGGAAGATCTGCGGCAGCTTTTGGCAGAATATCAGGACAGGGTCTATAACCAGGCTTACCGTATGCTTGGCAGCCACGAGGATGCAGAAGAAGCCACCCAGGATGTG
This window encodes:
- a CDS encoding sigma-70 family RNA polymerase sigma factor, with the protein product MAEDLRQLLAEYQDRVYNQAYRMLGSHEDAEEATQDVFLRLHHARDEFRGESKLSTWIYRHELQRI